In Stieleria varia, one genomic interval encodes:
- a CDS encoding PSD1 and planctomycete cytochrome C domain-containing protein: MNTTCIIQCEPTKRNATKDFLVATGKLLLPIAFVFLVDVVDAAEPEKTTPENSPTAASAIKSNATADDMKLFEQHIRPLFVAKCYECHAGENEEGGLRLDSSDLLRKGGDSGPIVVAGSPAESLLVSAINYDGLEMPPDAPLSVKEKELIDQWIRRGAVWPEFGEQSETDANDADVKSWWAAQPIDPAAPQNIARVHSPSLIDAYIDDKLAEHDLHRAPVADRTNLIRRLSFDLLGVPPTPDQIDRFLADNSPDAYQRLVDRLFADPQYGERMGRLWLDVVRYADSDGWRQDAYRPAAWRYRQWVVDAFNSGMPYDQFVALQLAGDEIAPHDPDSKAAVGFYRHGIYEYNQRNAEGQWQDIVDELTDVTADVFLATGLACAKCHDHKFDPIPRSDYYNLRSVFEPVVFVDERLPDRMPSPAEQAEIDRLMQQLAEIEGDAIKKLGDGVVDRFPLHVQAMFRKPVEQRTSYEHQIAYLVGRQFFEEGATQSKVESKIGKEKAARRKELLSELDRLGANPYATVQYMTIRDFDGPVRPTRLPGRTSGVAFEPAAPTIFPDRELTPQPPIDAPQSTGRRTALAQWITSNDNPITARVIVNRLWQYHFGTGLVSSPNDFGRLGEPPSHPDLLDALAQRLMQSGWDLQSIQRMIVMSAAYQQSSIHPNETDAMRVDSGNRMLWHHHVRRLDAEQYRDSLLVAMDTMDSTYGGPSVSGAPPRRSIYLRRMRNSSDEMLSLLDCPPGVVGTAKRDVTVTAPQSLMMINSPRLLSVSQKFAERVRRDVTHLGDGNEAFIRYAHRVITGRPAADHVVELLADQSDTDICHILLNSNAFLFIE; encoded by the coding sequence ATGAACACAACGTGCATTATTCAGTGCGAGCCAACGAAGAGAAACGCGACGAAGGATTTCCTCGTCGCCACCGGAAAACTTTTGTTGCCCATCGCGTTTGTTTTTCTCGTTGACGTCGTTGATGCCGCAGAGCCTGAGAAAACAACGCCTGAGAATTCACCGACCGCTGCGTCTGCCATCAAATCGAATGCGACTGCGGACGATATGAAATTGTTTGAGCAGCACATTCGGCCCCTGTTTGTCGCCAAGTGTTATGAGTGCCACGCTGGCGAGAACGAAGAAGGCGGCTTGCGTTTGGATTCGTCGGACTTGCTGAGAAAAGGTGGCGACAGCGGACCGATCGTGGTCGCCGGCTCGCCCGCGGAGAGCCTGCTGGTTTCCGCCATCAACTACGACGGTTTGGAAATGCCGCCGGACGCCCCGTTGTCGGTCAAAGAAAAAGAGTTGATCGACCAGTGGATTCGTCGCGGTGCGGTGTGGCCCGAATTTGGTGAGCAGTCAGAGACCGATGCAAACGATGCCGACGTCAAATCGTGGTGGGCTGCTCAGCCGATCGATCCGGCCGCACCGCAGAACATCGCCCGCGTTCATTCGCCGTCACTGATCGATGCTTACATCGACGACAAACTGGCCGAGCATGACTTGCATCGCGCCCCGGTCGCTGATCGAACGAACTTGATCCGTCGTCTCAGTTTCGATCTCCTCGGCGTACCCCCGACACCGGATCAAATCGACCGCTTCCTCGCCGACAATTCTCCCGATGCCTATCAACGTTTGGTCGACCGCCTCTTTGCGGACCCGCAGTATGGGGAGCGGATGGGGCGACTGTGGCTGGACGTCGTCCGCTATGCCGACTCGGACGGCTGGCGACAAGACGCTTACCGGCCCGCCGCGTGGCGGTATCGCCAGTGGGTCGTCGACGCGTTCAACTCTGGCATGCCGTACGATCAGTTTGTTGCCCTGCAGTTGGCGGGTGATGAGATCGCGCCACACGATCCAGACTCCAAAGCAGCCGTCGGCTTCTATCGTCACGGTATCTATGAATACAACCAGCGTAACGCGGAAGGCCAGTGGCAGGACATCGTTGATGAACTGACCGACGTCACCGCCGACGTGTTCTTGGCGACCGGGTTGGCCTGTGCCAAGTGTCATGATCACAAGTTTGACCCGATTCCAAGGTCGGATTACTACAACTTGCGCAGCGTCTTTGAACCAGTGGTCTTCGTCGATGAACGACTGCCCGATCGCATGCCGTCGCCGGCAGAGCAAGCCGAAATCGATCGGCTCATGCAGCAGCTAGCTGAGATCGAAGGAGACGCGATCAAGAAACTGGGTGACGGCGTCGTCGACCGCTTCCCCTTGCACGTGCAAGCGATGTTCCGCAAACCGGTCGAGCAGCGTACCAGCTACGAACATCAGATCGCTTACCTCGTCGGACGCCAATTTTTCGAAGAAGGTGCGACCCAGTCCAAGGTCGAGTCCAAGATCGGCAAGGAAAAGGCCGCTCGCCGCAAGGAATTGCTCAGCGAGTTGGACCGTTTGGGAGCGAACCCCTACGCGACCGTTCAGTACATGACCATTCGTGATTTTGACGGACCCGTTCGTCCTACAAGGTTGCCCGGACGAACCTCCGGGGTCGCTTTTGAGCCGGCCGCCCCGACCATTTTTCCTGATCGCGAACTCACGCCCCAGCCACCCATCGATGCGCCGCAATCCACCGGCCGACGGACCGCGTTGGCTCAGTGGATCACGTCCAACGATAACCCGATCACAGCTCGCGTCATCGTCAATCGGCTTTGGCAATACCATTTCGGCACCGGATTGGTCTCCAGCCCCAATGATTTTGGCCGACTGGGCGAACCGCCCTCGCATCCAGATCTGTTGGACGCGCTGGCCCAGCGATTGATGCAGTCCGGTTGGGACCTGCAATCCATCCAGCGAATGATCGTGATGTCGGCGGCATACCAACAGTCGTCGATTCATCCCAACGAAACCGATGCCATGCGAGTAGACTCGGGGAACCGAATGCTGTGGCATCATCACGTCCGCCGACTCGACGCAGAGCAATATCGCGATTCGCTGTTGGTCGCCATGGACACGATGGACAGTACCTACGGAGGCCCCAGTGTTTCGGGAGCCCCGCCACGTCGGTCGATTTATCTGCGTCGGATGAGAAATTCATCTGATGAGATGCTCAGCCTGCTCGACTGCCCGCCCGGCGTTGTCGGTACGGCGAAACGCGACGTCACCGTCACCGCGCCGCAGTCCTTGATGATGATCAATAGCCCTCGTTTGTTGAGCGTATCTCAAAAGTTCGCTGAACGTGTGCGACGTGACGTCACTCATTTGGGAGACGGCAACGAAGCTTTCATACGCTACGCCCATCGAGTCATCACCGGTCGTCCAGCGGCAGATCACGTGGTTGAATTGCTTGCCGACCAAAGCGACACCGACATCTGTCACATCTTGCTCAACAGCAACGCGTTTTTGTTCATCGAGTGA
- a CDS encoding DUF1501 domain-containing protein, producing MHQSDLCRQLGVPHQVIPANRRQFLANAGAGFGALALTGMMANAGEIPQYITHHAATAKSVIFLFMEGGPSQMDTFDRKPLINELAGQPIPSSFKEPLTAMGEKGSPILATKRKWARYGESGLEISDWFPNVAAHADKLAVIRSCYGEGINHSGGCNLMNTSTILGGRPSLGAWVTYGLGSENEDLPAFVVMTDEKKGVTNGVRSWGPGFLPATYQGTPITDPLAASPIANLSPPKGVTDVVQRRKLDLINQINSAHASRLPNVSELDARIRAYELGYRMQSAAPEAVDLNQETAATKELYGLNDKRTENYGRICLMARRMVERGVRFIQLYSGTGSGWDAHSGIENNHTKHCGSVDLPIAGLLTDLAQRGLLDQTLVVWGGEFGRTPMSEKGDGRDHNPTGFTMWMAGGGVRGGQTIGETDELGLYAVSDRAHVHDIHASILHLMGLDRLKLSYNHQGRLERPTVNEGEFIAKLTA from the coding sequence ATGCATCAGTCTGACCTTTGCCGACAACTGGGCGTTCCCCACCAAGTCATCCCCGCCAACCGCAGACAGTTTCTCGCAAACGCCGGCGCCGGCTTCGGTGCGTTGGCTCTGACCGGAATGATGGCCAACGCGGGAGAGATCCCACAGTACATCACCCATCATGCCGCGACCGCCAAAAGTGTGATCTTTTTGTTCATGGAAGGCGGCCCGAGTCAAATGGACACGTTTGACCGCAAGCCGTTGATCAATGAGCTGGCCGGCCAACCGATCCCGTCGAGTTTCAAAGAACCGCTGACGGCGATGGGCGAGAAAGGCTCTCCAATTCTGGCGACCAAGCGAAAATGGGCACGATACGGCGAGAGCGGTTTGGAGATCAGTGACTGGTTCCCCAACGTCGCCGCTCACGCAGACAAGCTGGCCGTAATTCGATCCTGCTATGGCGAAGGCATCAATCACTCGGGCGGCTGCAACCTGATGAACACGTCGACCATTCTCGGCGGCCGGCCTTCGTTGGGGGCCTGGGTGACGTACGGGCTGGGCAGTGAAAACGAAGACCTACCGGCTTTTGTTGTCATGACGGACGAAAAGAAGGGGGTCACCAACGGCGTACGTAGTTGGGGACCCGGGTTCTTGCCAGCGACCTACCAAGGAACCCCGATCACCGACCCGCTGGCCGCCAGTCCGATCGCCAACCTCAGTCCACCCAAAGGCGTGACCGATGTGGTTCAGCGGCGTAAGCTCGATTTGATCAACCAAATCAATTCGGCTCACGCGTCACGCCTGCCGAATGTTTCGGAGCTCGACGCCCGCATCCGGGCCTACGAACTCGGTTACCGGATGCAGAGCGCGGCGCCGGAAGCGGTCGATTTGAATCAGGAAACCGCGGCCACGAAAGAGCTGTACGGGCTGAACGATAAACGCACTGAAAACTACGGGCGGATTTGCTTGATGGCTCGGCGGATGGTCGAGCGCGGCGTACGATTTATCCAACTTTACAGTGGCACCGGTAGCGGCTGGGACGCGCATTCGGGAATCGAAAACAACCACACCAAGCACTGTGGCAGCGTGGATTTGCCGATCGCCGGCCTGCTGACGGACCTGGCCCAACGGGGGTTGCTGGACCAGACATTGGTGGTTTGGGGGGGTGAGTTCGGACGGACGCCGATGAGCGAAAAAGGCGACGGACGGGACCACAATCCGACCGGTTTCACCATGTGGATGGCGGGCGGAGGCGTCCGCGGCGGGCAGACGATCGGCGAAACCGACGAGTTGGGCTTGTACGCCGTCAGCGATCGAGCACACGTGCATGATATCCACGCCAGTATCCTGCACCTGATGGGCTTGGACCGGTTGAAATTGTCCTACAACCATCAAGGCCGACTGGAGCGCCCGACGGTGAACGAAGGCGAATTCATCGCAAAATTGACCGCGTAG
- a CDS encoding response regulator encodes MKPTKITSLNAFLLPVISGLLAFAAALSVVWQLDYSASQRYQNKIRSDVTRDLARIRSDAEVALDKRVFLTLGLKAYVSVNPDITSETFADLARILMQEAEGIRSVTLIKDNIISDVYPREGNEDAIGLNLLEHPQQGVAAEHAVATGKAWLSGPVELVQGGEAFIDRAPVYVTNHGEEPGGGRFWGMVSIVIDKDTLVGDVMQRVPNGLRIAIRGLDGRGGIGEFFVGDESILDSNPMVTEILLPTGSWELYGVPETGWGSTAPDALARRITGTIFSLITGVLLFSIVLAAMRYRLYNRVLSESNETLQAARKAAIDADRSKSEFLANMSHEIRTPMNGIVGMADLLARTPLSTEQTNFVTVIRQSTDSLLQILNDILDFSKIEAGKLEMESIPFRLRDCIGNAALTLAGKASEKEIELACRIDPALPDLLTGDPGRLRQVVANLVSNAIKFTEAGEVVIDVSPADTSSPENATNANSESSSSLDGGVSDQQVTLCIKVKDTGIGIPPEKQKAIFGAFDQADASTTRRYGGTGLGLAISSQLAELMGGKITVSSEVGEGSTFTFNATFGVEDDQPDYQSDQLAKLRGLRVLIVDDHSTNLNILSEILSSWQMCPMSADNAADASAILRRVEADAKPIRCILLDHALPETDGIAFSREVRRHFARQQCAIILLTSASHPIDSNRISELGVSGCLIKPVKQSDLFQALVNEMGDQKAIDSPGVGTTSSDQPRRILLAEDNVVNQRVAIGMLERLGHEVVVAADGEAAVDAVSREPFDLVLMDVQMPKMDGLEATRRIRESESSGEKRIPIIAMTANAMQGDRERCLAAGMDQYISKPFTMEALRAVIQTTRAVVLLPTHSAGGQEQLTLAVDEAPHEPADQRSFDFEYTLDLLGGDKVSLRELVETMLDEGPACVESAQKAFGSSDWATLGRAAHSIKSSARYFGANQLVEISGSLELSVREKNTGSVGPMLETLAREMDRLVSALQDWLKADRQEG; translated from the coding sequence ATGAAACCTACCAAGATCACTTCCCTGAACGCTTTCTTGTTGCCGGTGATCTCAGGGCTGCTGGCATTTGCCGCTGCTTTGTCAGTCGTATGGCAGCTCGACTATAGTGCCTCTCAACGGTACCAAAACAAGATCCGATCTGATGTCACACGCGACTTGGCGAGAATACGCAGTGATGCGGAAGTCGCTTTGGACAAGCGTGTCTTTCTGACGTTGGGGCTGAAAGCCTACGTCTCAGTCAATCCCGACATCACATCAGAGACCTTTGCCGACTTAGCAAGGATTCTCATGCAAGAAGCGGAGGGAATTCGAAGCGTGACATTGATCAAGGACAACATCATTAGCGATGTTTATCCTCGCGAAGGGAACGAGGACGCAATCGGACTGAACCTTCTGGAACATCCCCAGCAAGGGGTTGCTGCCGAACATGCCGTTGCAACCGGCAAGGCTTGGCTTTCGGGGCCTGTGGAGTTGGTCCAGGGCGGCGAAGCGTTCATTGATCGTGCGCCCGTCTACGTGACCAATCATGGTGAGGAACCCGGAGGCGGTCGTTTCTGGGGCATGGTGTCAATCGTGATCGACAAGGATACGTTGGTCGGCGATGTCATGCAGCGCGTTCCAAACGGACTTCGGATTGCGATTCGAGGACTCGATGGTCGTGGAGGGATCGGCGAGTTCTTTGTCGGAGACGAGTCGATCCTGGACTCCAACCCAATGGTTACCGAGATCCTACTGCCGACCGGCAGCTGGGAGCTGTACGGGGTCCCTGAAACGGGCTGGGGCTCGACCGCTCCCGACGCCTTGGCGCGTCGTATCACCGGTACGATTTTCTCGCTGATCACGGGAGTCCTGCTTTTCTCGATCGTGTTGGCGGCAATGCGATACCGTTTGTACAACCGAGTTCTCTCGGAAAGCAACGAAACGTTGCAAGCAGCGAGAAAAGCCGCGATCGATGCTGATCGCAGCAAGAGTGAGTTTTTGGCAAACATGAGTCATGAGATCCGCACACCGATGAATGGAATTGTGGGCATGGCGGACTTGCTCGCCCGGACGCCGTTGAGTACTGAGCAAACCAACTTTGTCACCGTGATTCGCCAATCGACGGACTCGCTGCTGCAGATCCTCAACGACATTCTCGATTTCTCTAAGATCGAAGCCGGAAAGCTGGAAATGGAGTCCATTCCGTTTCGTCTTCGGGATTGCATCGGCAACGCGGCGTTGACGTTGGCCGGGAAAGCATCCGAAAAAGAAATTGAATTGGCGTGTCGCATCGATCCCGCGCTGCCAGATTTGCTCACAGGCGATCCCGGCCGGCTACGCCAAGTGGTTGCCAACCTGGTCAGCAACGCGATCAAATTCACTGAAGCTGGTGAAGTGGTGATCGATGTCTCACCAGCAGACACGTCGTCCCCCGAAAATGCAACGAACGCGAACAGCGAAAGTTCAAGCAGCCTGGACGGTGGCGTCTCGGATCAACAAGTCACCCTGTGCATCAAGGTCAAGGACACCGGCATTGGGATCCCGCCGGAGAAACAGAAGGCGATCTTCGGAGCGTTCGATCAAGCGGATGCGTCGACGACGCGGCGGTACGGTGGCACCGGATTGGGGTTGGCCATTTCATCGCAATTGGCTGAGCTGATGGGTGGAAAGATCACTGTCAGTAGCGAAGTTGGAGAAGGTTCCACGTTCACCTTCAACGCGACGTTTGGTGTCGAAGACGATCAACCAGACTATCAAAGCGATCAACTCGCAAAACTGCGTGGTCTGCGGGTACTGATCGTCGATGACCATTCGACCAACCTCAACATTCTGTCAGAGATACTTTCCAGTTGGCAGATGTGTCCGATGTCTGCGGACAACGCTGCCGACGCCTCAGCGATCTTGCGCCGGGTGGAGGCGGATGCGAAACCGATCAGATGCATCTTGCTCGATCACGCTCTGCCGGAAACGGATGGGATTGCGTTTTCGCGCGAGGTGCGTAGACATTTTGCCCGGCAACAGTGTGCGATCATTCTGCTCACGTCGGCATCCCACCCCATCGACTCCAATCGCATCAGCGAACTTGGAGTTTCGGGATGTCTGATCAAGCCGGTGAAGCAATCCGATTTGTTTCAAGCCCTTGTGAACGAGATGGGGGATCAGAAAGCCATTGATTCCCCCGGCGTTGGCACGACGTCAAGCGATCAGCCTCGCCGAATCCTGCTGGCCGAAGACAATGTCGTCAATCAGCGAGTAGCGATCGGGATGCTAGAAAGACTGGGACACGAAGTGGTCGTTGCCGCGGATGGGGAGGCAGCTGTCGATGCGGTTTCACGGGAGCCGTTCGATCTCGTGTTGATGGACGTCCAGATGCCAAAGATGGATGGCCTGGAGGCGACACGTCGAATCCGTGAAAGTGAGTCAAGCGGAGAGAAACGTATCCCAATCATTGCGATGACCGCCAACGCAATGCAAGGCGATCGAGAACGCTGCCTAGCAGCGGGAATGGACCAGTACATCTCCAAGCCGTTTACGATGGAGGCGTTGAGGGCAGTGATTCAGACGACCCGGGCCGTTGTTCTGTTACCTACGCATTCGGCTGGTGGCCAGGAGCAGCTGACCTTGGCCGTCGATGAAGCTCCTCATGAGCCTGCCGACCAGCGGAGCTTTGACTTTGAATATACGTTGGACCTCTTGGGAGGCGACAAGGTCAGCCTCCGCGAACTTGTCGAAACCATGCTCGACGAAGGTCCCGCGTGTGTGGAATCCGCGCAAAAGGCCTTTGGTTCAAGTGACTGGGCAACCTTGGGCCGGGCAGCCCATTCGATCAAATCATCGGCGCGTTATTTTGGAGCAAACCAGCTTGTGGAGATATCTGGTTCGCTTGAGCTTTCGGTCAGGGAGAAAAACACGGGATCGGTAGGCCCAATGCTGGAAACGCTGGCACGAGAAATGGATCGCTTGGTGAGTGCGTTGCAAGATTGGCTGAAAGCGGATCGTCAGGAGGGGTGA
- a CDS encoding carboxypeptidase-like regulatory domain-containing protein: MILSKDCALRWSRRIVATILLAAFLLGVPGQVGLDAQRLFSQDAKATGAAELPPKTFVGIVVDAQGQPIVNATVLLHDQTAFDTESPADFCVLTNDDGRFEIKIVPDADQQKRLFFSYKIWAFKNGYSLRCVATQYRDEIRMVLPDEESVSFQITHPSIESFDDVVATPYYFDVPNGCYTSDIGTGLSAPIPLTMRRMIAGEVLPSGQGVIRGVTSALLNSVLLESPRLGKQYGPVPGTIKLRETGSLTLSLSTPPEFVPETCQVYVTIDDDFERPGGYRSGVHFKGFLDENHQIQIPTIGSGPATISLTWPDESEWIALTPSKFEISPGENNDLQIGMIRGVEVHGRVFASDTGQPVSRSHIALRSETINCWRTATSDLAGRFSVRMPPGDTRVQLFAMPLTVTHQYPETQTIDVPQQVAKYEMDPILIDPKGSLRGFLIDEQGKRVPGRRIAVLSTRYRHLCGISVTDARGSFLLHLSNHDLEQLKNLLEHRQDGPQTARQNIKLTVLPQDAPTDTFLIRDYIKTSSQESTYKIVSKQPLVLKLLSESQEKPENSPIDR; this comes from the coding sequence GTGATACTCTCAAAAGACTGTGCCCTTCGTTGGAGTCGTAGAATCGTTGCTACTATCTTGTTGGCAGCGTTCCTCTTGGGAGTCCCTGGGCAGGTTGGACTAGACGCTCAACGATTGTTCTCACAAGACGCCAAAGCTACGGGTGCTGCCGAGTTGCCACCTAAGACCTTTGTCGGGATCGTGGTCGATGCACAAGGCCAACCGATTGTTAACGCAACGGTATTACTGCATGATCAAACCGCGTTTGACACCGAATCACCAGCGGACTTCTGCGTTTTGACGAACGATGACGGTCGATTCGAAATCAAAATCGTCCCGGATGCTGACCAACAAAAGCGACTTTTCTTTTCCTACAAGATTTGGGCATTCAAGAATGGATACAGCCTTCGCTGTGTGGCCACGCAATACCGCGATGAGATTCGCATGGTATTGCCGGATGAAGAATCCGTAAGCTTTCAAATCACGCATCCCAGCATTGAAAGCTTTGATGACGTCGTTGCGACACCTTATTACTTTGACGTGCCCAATGGCTGCTACACTTCCGACATCGGCACGGGACTCAGCGCCCCCATCCCACTGACAATGCGACGAATGATTGCAGGCGAAGTGCTTCCTAGCGGACAGGGGGTGATTCGAGGCGTGACAAGTGCCTTGCTGAATTCGGTCCTGCTGGAATCACCACGTTTGGGAAAGCAGTACGGTCCGGTACCAGGGACGATCAAGCTTCGGGAAACCGGCTCCTTGACACTTTCGCTGTCTACCCCTCCCGAATTTGTTCCGGAGACTTGCCAGGTGTACGTTACGATCGACGACGACTTTGAACGTCCAGGGGGTTACCGCTCAGGCGTGCATTTCAAGGGATTTTTAGACGAAAACCATCAAATACAAATTCCCACTATCGGATCTGGACCGGCTACGATTTCGCTCACTTGGCCAGACGAGTCTGAGTGGATTGCCCTGACGCCATCGAAGTTTGAAATCTCTCCTGGAGAAAACAATGATCTGCAAATTGGCATGATTCGGGGTGTCGAAGTTCATGGACGCGTGTTCGCATCTGATACCGGTCAACCTGTAAGCCGTTCACATATCGCGCTCCGCAGCGAGACAATCAATTGCTGGCGAACCGCGACATCCGATTTGGCAGGTCGGTTTTCTGTGCGAATGCCACCGGGAGATACACGGGTGCAGCTGTTTGCCATGCCCCTGACCGTCACCCACCAATATCCCGAAACGCAGACCATCGACGTTCCTCAACAGGTCGCTAAATATGAAATGGATCCCATTCTCATTGATCCGAAAGGGTCATTGCGTGGATTCTTGATTGATGAACAAGGCAAACGCGTGCCTGGTCGTCGAATAGCCGTCTTATCGACCAGGTATCGCCACCTGTGCGGAATTTCGGTGACGGATGCTCGGGGCAGCTTTCTGCTGCACCTAAGCAACCATGATCTTGAACAGCTGAAGAACTTGCTGGAGCATCGTCAGGACGGACCGCAAACAGCACGTCAAAATATAAAACTGACTGTGCTGCCTCAGGATGCTCCGACCGACACATTCCTGATTCGCGACTACATCAAAACTTCGAGCCAGGAATCGACCTACAAAATCGTGAGCAAGCAGCCTTTGGTACTCAAGCTGCTATCTGAGAGTCAGGAGAAACCAGAAAACTCTCCGATTGATCGCTAA
- a CDS encoding AEC family transporter, whose product MSEVWPIVASVLGVFLVMGVGAGCRQLKWLTTEADRTLANLTANVMLPAYFIGKFATSTEIGSVTTAWQPTAFGFCSTAFGFGIAYLIARSLGPKIGLTTDVSQRAFALCVGIANYGYIPLPLAEKFYPSAVIELILHNVGVDVALWSIGLAIISGSGGNGWRGMLKSAPLWAVLISVALSELGWIKYVPAPILSAIGAIGACAIPLGLLLSGAIIVDFLKDGAWRGSPRTIFAAIGVRQILLPLIMLAMGRWLFASTDLRAVVMLQAAMPAAVFPIVLTKLYEKDTETALRVVLWTSIAGLVLMPAWLAAGTWWMGL is encoded by the coding sequence ATGAGTGAAGTCTGGCCCATCGTCGCATCCGTTCTCGGCGTCTTTCTCGTCATGGGAGTGGGCGCCGGCTGTCGTCAATTGAAATGGCTGACGACAGAAGCAGACCGGACACTCGCAAATCTGACGGCGAACGTCATGCTGCCGGCTTACTTCATCGGGAAATTTGCCACGAGCACCGAGATCGGCTCCGTCACCACGGCATGGCAACCGACCGCGTTCGGTTTCTGCAGCACCGCGTTCGGATTTGGAATCGCTTATCTGATCGCACGTTCGCTGGGACCGAAGATCGGATTGACAACGGACGTGTCCCAACGTGCCTTTGCACTCTGCGTCGGGATCGCCAATTACGGATACATCCCCTTGCCGCTTGCCGAGAAATTTTATCCCAGTGCGGTCATCGAACTGATCTTGCACAACGTTGGGGTTGATGTGGCATTGTGGAGCATCGGGCTGGCGATCATCAGCGGTTCCGGCGGTAATGGCTGGCGAGGGATGCTCAAGAGCGCTCCGTTGTGGGCAGTGCTGATTTCGGTCGCACTGAGTGAACTGGGGTGGATCAAGTACGTGCCGGCGCCGATTCTGTCCGCCATCGGAGCCATCGGGGCATGCGCCATTCCGCTGGGCTTGCTGCTCAGCGGCGCGATCATCGTCGACTTCCTCAAAGACGGTGCGTGGCGAGGTTCACCGCGAACGATCTTTGCTGCGATCGGTGTGCGGCAAATCCTATTGCCGCTGATCATGTTGGCCATGGGCAGGTGGCTTTTTGCATCCACAGACCTTCGCGCCGTCGTCATGCTGCAAGCCGCCATGCCTGCGGCCGTCTTTCCCATCGTGCTGACCAAGCTCTATGAAAAAGACACCGAAACCGCGTTGCGAGTGGTCCTGTGGACGTCGATTGCGGGACTAGTGTTGATGCCCGCCTGGCTAGCCGCGGGAACATGGTGGATGGGACTTTGA